A single window of Qipengyuania sediminis DNA harbors:
- a CDS encoding acyloxyacyl hydrolase: MVRYLLRLLPAALIVFPGAASAQEVFAGIYAHGVETPFTFDTGEGGADLQLGVRGSPIMALKAVGAPAPYALVSVNTAAGTDFVAAGLAWKIAVGPVYIRPGVGLSLNNGPERRVDPVTGLRTDLGSAVLFEPELGIGIPLGRSTSIEASWVHISGGRLFNSEQNPGIDMFGVRLSQRL; encoded by the coding sequence ATGGTCCGTTATCTTCTGCGCCTGCTTCCCGCCGCGCTTATCGTCTTTCCTGGTGCCGCCTCCGCGCAGGAGGTCTTCGCCGGCATCTACGCGCATGGTGTCGAGACGCCCTTCACCTTCGACACCGGCGAAGGGGGCGCTGATCTTCAGCTGGGAGTCCGCGGATCGCCGATCATGGCGTTAAAGGCCGTCGGCGCGCCCGCCCCCTATGCCTTGGTCTCGGTCAATACCGCGGCAGGCACCGATTTCGTCGCGGCGGGCCTCGCCTGGAAGATCGCGGTGGGGCCGGTCTATATACGCCCCGGCGTGGGCCTTTCGCTCAACAACGGGCCGGAGCGGCGGGTCGATCCCGTTACCGGGTTACGCACCGATCTCGGCAGCGCGGTGCTGTTCGAGCCCGAGCTCGGGATCGGCATTCCGCTCGGGCGGAGCACCTCGATCGAAGCGAGCTGGGTCCATATCAGCGGCGGCCGGCTGTTCAATTCGGAGCAGAATCCCGGGATCGACATGTTCGGGGTTCGCCTCAGCCAGCGGCTTTGA
- the dacB gene encoding D-alanyl-D-alanine carboxypeptidase/D-alanyl-D-alanine-endopeptidase has protein sequence MRNDAVMRLMLAALLALAPLPLAARPGPEGPQGVSAILAEAGPGTRWGLVVADAEGREIVAINPEGRFVPASNTKLLTTAAALWAEARGAGPRMAESGAAVRIDDRDAVLTGRGDPRMSAAIGCITNCLAVLADAVARRTRQVRDVIGDATLFPDQRWSPGMSWNNIPTSSGTAIAALSVDDNEISAGVVPGVIGKPPAVSANGYYAIDNRALTIAGDGESLAFDRLPGSRTLIVTGTIGAARAPVIWRLGVDDPAHYAAWQLAGMLRARGVRVTGEVRSRYRPLIAGEGAAPPAPAAGAPLATLTPQPLGDTVRVINKASQNLYAELVLRRLALHSGKAGDAGGQAAVTAMLAEAGIVPAGVSLSDGSGMSTYNRVAPRGMVRLLQWAARQPWGAELKASLPVGGADGTLARRFAGTPLAGRIFAKTGTLNATNALAGYLIAASGKELIFAIYANDVPEGVRATAIMDRALLALAAAN, from the coding sequence ATGCGTAACGACGCCGTGATGCGCCTGATGCTCGCGGCTTTGCTCGCCCTCGCCCCCCTGCCCCTCGCCGCCCGGCCCGGTCCGGAGGGGCCGCAAGGGGTGTCGGCCATTCTCGCCGAAGCGGGGCCGGGGACGCGCTGGGGGCTGGTTGTCGCGGATGCGGAGGGGCGCGAAATCGTCGCGATCAACCCGGAGGGGCGGTTCGTGCCCGCGTCCAACACCAAGCTCCTCACCACCGCCGCCGCGCTCTGGGCCGAGGCGCGGGGGGCCGGGCCGCGCATGGCCGAAAGTGGTGCTGCTGTGCGGATCGATGACCGCGATGCGGTGCTGACAGGGCGCGGCGACCCGCGCATGTCGGCCGCGATCGGCTGCATCACCAATTGTCTCGCCGTGCTTGCCGATGCGGTCGCGCGCCGCACTCGCCAGGTCCGCGACGTGATCGGCGATGCGACGCTCTTTCCCGACCAGCGCTGGAGCCCGGGGATGAGCTGGAACAATATTCCCACCAGCTCGGGGACGGCGATCGCCGCGCTTTCAGTGGACGATAACGAGATTTCCGCCGGGGTCGTCCCCGGAGTGATCGGCAAGCCGCCCGCGGTGTCGGCGAACGGCTATTACGCCATCGACAACCGCGCGCTGACCATCGCCGGCGATGGCGAAAGCCTCGCCTTCGACCGTCTGCCCGGCAGCCGCACGCTGATCGTAACCGGCACCATCGGCGCGGCGCGCGCGCCTGTCATCTGGCGTCTGGGGGTCGACGATCCCGCGCATTATGCGGCGTGGCAACTCGCCGGGATGCTGCGCGCGCGCGGCGTTAGGGTCACCGGCGAGGTGCGCTCGCGCTACCGCCCCCTGATCGCCGGGGAGGGTGCAGCGCCACCGGCCCCGGCAGCCGGCGCGCCCCTTGCCACGCTCACGCCGCAGCCGCTTGGCGACACGGTGCGGGTGATCAACAAGGCCAGCCAGAACCTCTATGCCGAACTGGTGCTGCGCCGCCTGGCGCTTCACAGCGGAAAGGCGGGTGACGCCGGCGGGCAAGCCGCCGTGACGGCGATGCTGGCGGAGGCAGGGATTGTGCCCGCGGGGGTCAGCCTTTCCGATGGATCAGGGATGTCGACCTACAACCGCGTCGCGCCGCGCGGGATGGTGCGGCTGCTGCAATGGGCGGCGCGCCAGCCCTGGGGGGCAGAGCTCAAGGCCAGCCTGCCGGTGGGCGGGGCCGACGGCACGCTCGCCCGCCGCTTCGCCGGCACACCGCTCGCGGGGCGCATCTTCGCCAAGACGGGCACGCTCAATGCCACCAACGCCCTTGCAGGGTACTTGATCGCAGCGAGTGGCAAGGAACTGATCTTCGCGATCTATGCCAACGACGTGCCCGAAGGGGTGCGCGCCACCGCCATCATGGACCGCGCGCTCCTGGCACTCGCAGCGGCGAACTAG
- a CDS encoding LysR family transcriptional regulator, which yields MNLRHIEVFHAVYVNGSVSAAARMLNVSQPSVSKVLRHAESLLGFPLFHRTAGRLVATADAHALFGEVAEIQDRVGALREATRNLKRGSGALLRISALPSLALDALPATVASFLKTNPEVRFDLQTIHHADLLRKLYERETDLAIAYEVPTGSALGHRRLGSGELVVLYREADLPDAPARIDLAELAGRPLVSLAASGPIGQLFTAEVAARGIALDEVISARTFHIATALVRHGVGLTVVDSFTARASLTDGLAMRPLAQPLRFDVNALYLQDRPPAMLATRFLKALAQRIEARTA from the coding sequence ATGAACCTGCGTCACATCGAAGTCTTCCACGCCGTCTATGTCAACGGCTCGGTCAGTGCGGCGGCGCGGATGCTCAATGTCTCGCAGCCTTCGGTCTCGAAGGTGCTGCGACATGCCGAATCGCTGCTGGGCTTCCCCCTGTTCCACCGCACCGCCGGTCGGCTGGTCGCGACGGCGGACGCACATGCCCTCTTCGGCGAGGTTGCGGAAATCCAGGACCGCGTCGGCGCGCTTCGCGAAGCGACCCGCAATCTGAAGCGCGGCAGCGGCGCGCTGCTGCGCATATCCGCGCTCCCCTCGCTCGCGCTCGATGCCCTTCCCGCCACGGTCGCGAGCTTTCTCAAGACAAATCCCGAGGTCCGCTTCGACCTCCAGACGATCCATCATGCCGATCTGCTCCGCAAGCTCTACGAGCGGGAGACCGACCTCGCGATCGCCTATGAGGTGCCGACGGGCTCGGCGCTCGGCCATCGCCGCCTGGGCTCGGGCGAGCTCGTCGTGCTCTACCGCGAAGCCGATCTGCCCGACGCACCTGCGCGGATCGACCTTGCCGAACTCGCGGGCCGCCCGCTGGTCAGCCTCGCCGCGAGCGGCCCCATCGGCCAGCTCTTCACCGCGGAAGTCGCTGCCCGGGGGATCGCGCTCGACGAGGTCATTTCCGCGCGCACCTTCCACATCGCCACCGCGCTGGTGCGGCATGGGGTGGGGCTGACCGTGGTTGACAGCTTCACCGCCCGCGCCTCGCTGACGGACGGGCTCGCCATGCGCCCGCTGGCGCAGCCGCTGCGCTTCGACGTCAATGCGCTCTATCTCCAGGATCGCCCTCCGGCGATGCTGGCGACCAGGTTCCTGAAAGCACTCGCGCAGCGAATCGAGGCGCGCACGGCATAA
- a CDS encoding serine hydrolase domain-containing protein: MSGRMAFAGAMLMACAGPVAAQTAPVAGPPVRQEPVAAARIAFDKEGETSVAVTGLADRASGRRLTADDPVRAASISKLVVGIAVMRLVEQGKLDLDADVSDRLGWRVRNPAFPDTAITLRMLLGHSSSLTDNVDYVLPLDAEMAAVLADPRAWDAAHPPGRYFRYANLNTPVVAAVMERATGERFDLLMRRLVLAPLGLEACYNWASCTPAAKARAVVQYRKRMPTRDTPEFVAGCPVTPARDGSCDLGQWRAGRNGAMFSPQGGLRISARGLATIGRLLLHEGRLGEARLLSPASVRMLIAPQWTFDGSNGDRQGGFLCRYGLASQVLATRVPDCADDPFGDGRPRAGHAGDAYGLRSGLWLDLERGTGVAYFATDVLDADAGLHSAYTRIEEQLARGTRP, from the coding sequence ATGAGCGGACGGATGGCATTTGCTGGCGCGATGCTGATGGCGTGCGCCGGGCCGGTCGCGGCGCAGACTGCGCCCGTCGCCGGCCCCCCCGTGCGTCAGGAGCCCGTAGCCGCGGCGCGGATCGCTTTCGACAAGGAAGGCGAGACGTCGGTCGCAGTGACCGGGCTGGCCGACCGGGCGAGCGGACGGCGGCTGACCGCGGACGATCCCGTGCGCGCCGCCTCCATTTCCAAGCTCGTGGTCGGGATCGCCGTCATGCGCCTTGTCGAGCAGGGCAAGCTCGATCTCGACGCCGATGTTTCGGACCGGCTCGGCTGGCGCGTGCGCAATCCTGCCTTTCCGGACACGGCGATCACGCTGCGGATGCTGCTTGGCCATAGCTCCAGCCTCACCGACAACGTCGATTATGTGCTGCCGCTCGATGCCGAGATGGCGGCCGTGCTGGCCGATCCCAGGGCCTGGGACGCCGCGCATCCGCCGGGCCGCTATTTCCGCTACGCCAATCTCAACACGCCCGTTGTCGCGGCCGTGATGGAGCGAGCGACGGGGGAGCGCTTCGATCTCCTGATGCGGCGGCTGGTGCTCGCGCCACTGGGATTGGAGGCCTGCTACAACTGGGCGTCCTGCACTCCGGCAGCAAAGGCGCGTGCGGTGGTGCAATATCGCAAGCGTATGCCGACGCGCGATACCCCGGAATTCGTCGCTGGCTGCCCGGTGACCCCGGCGCGCGATGGAAGCTGCGACCTTGGGCAATGGCGCGCAGGGCGAAACGGGGCGATGTTCTCGCCGCAGGGGGGGCTGCGCATATCCGCGCGGGGGCTGGCCACGATCGGAAGGCTGCTTCTGCACGAGGGGCGGCTTGGCGAGGCTCGGCTGCTCTCCCCCGCCTCGGTGCGGATGCTGATTGCGCCACAGTGGACCTTCGATGGGTCGAACGGCGACCGCCAGGGCGGCTTCCTGTGCCGATATGGCCTCGCCTCGCAGGTGCTGGCGACCAGGGTTCCTGATTGCGCCGACGATCCTTTCGGAGACGGGCGGCCGCGCGCGGGCCATGCGGGCGACGCCTATGGCCTGCGCTCCGGCCTCTGGCTCGATCTTGAGCGCGGCACCGGGGTCGCCTATTTCGCGACCGACGTGCTCGATGCCGATGCCGGCCTCCACTCCGCCTATACGCGGATCGAGGAACAGCTCGCGCGGGGCACCCGGCCGTGA
- a CDS encoding co-chaperone GroES, translated as MAFRPLHDRVLVRRIEADQKTAGGIIIPDSAQEKPSEGEVLAVGSGARNDQGQVTPCDVKTGDRVLFGKWSGTEVKIDGEDLLIMKESDIMGIVG; from the coding sequence ATGGCATTTCGTCCCCTGCACGACCGCGTGCTGGTCCGCCGTATCGAAGCCGACCAGAAGACCGCCGGCGGGATCATCATCCCCGACAGCGCCCAGGAGAAGCCGAGCGAAGGCGAAGTTCTCGCCGTGGGCTCGGGCGCGCGCAACGACCAGGGGCAGGTGACCCCGTGCGACGTCAAGACCGGCGACCGGGTGCTGTTCGGCAAGTGGTCGGGCACCGAGGTCAAGATCGACGGCGAGGACCTGCTGATCATGAAGGAAAGCGACATCATGGGGATCGTCGGCTGA
- the dgcA gene encoding N-acetyl-D-Glu racemase DgcA — translation MHRTLTLRHDSFALSRPFRIARGVKTAAEVVTVAIRENGVEGRGEGVPYPRYGESVAGVIAAIEAVRSTLEAGAGRADIEALMPPGAARNAVDCALWDLDAKRTARSVAALLGTPEPAPLASALTIGIDTPEAMAEEASLLADAPLLKVKVDAKEPAAAIRAVRAAAPAPALIVDPNESWDETLLRAAMPMLVDARVSLIEQPVPAGADDWLAGYDSPVPICADEAVHTLAELDRVAARYDAVNVKLDKAGGLSAGLALAHHAKARGLGLMAGCMVCSSLGIAPALHIARLADWVDLDGPLWLADDRIGGVRAEGGWLHPPGAGFWG, via the coding sequence ATGCACCGCACCCTCACCCTCCGCCACGACAGCTTCGCGCTGAGCCGCCCCTTCCGCATCGCGCGCGGAGTCAAGACCGCGGCGGAGGTGGTGACGGTTGCCATACGCGAAAACGGCGTCGAGGGGCGGGGGGAGGGGGTGCCCTACCCCCGTTATGGAGAAAGCGTAGCGGGCGTCATCGCCGCCATCGAAGCGGTGCGCAGCACGCTGGAAGCGGGAGCGGGGCGGGCCGATATCGAGGCGCTGATGCCACCGGGTGCAGCGCGCAATGCCGTCGATTGCGCCCTGTGGGATTTGGATGCGAAGCGCACGGCGCGAAGTGTCGCCGCACTGTTAGGAACGCCGGAGCCCGCGCCGCTCGCCAGCGCGCTCACCATCGGGATCGATACGCCCGAGGCGATGGCCGAGGAGGCCAGTCTGCTTGCCGATGCGCCGCTGCTCAAGGTGAAGGTCGATGCGAAGGAGCCCGCAGCGGCGATCCGCGCCGTCCGCGCCGCCGCGCCGGCCCCCGCCCTGATCGTCGACCCCAACGAAAGCTGGGACGAGACGCTTTTGCGCGCGGCGATGCCGATGCTTGTGGATGCGCGTGTGTCTCTCATCGAGCAGCCGGTTCCGGCGGGCGCCGACGACTGGCTCGCAGGCTATGACAGCCCGGTGCCGATCTGCGCGGACGAGGCGGTGCATACGCTCGCCGAGCTCGACCGCGTGGCCGCGCGATACGATGCGGTCAATGTCAAGCTCGACAAGGCGGGCGGGCTCAGCGCCGGACTGGCGCTGGCGCATCATGCCAAGGCGCGCGGACTCGGGCTGATGGCGGGTTGCATGGTCTGCTCCTCGCTCGGGATCGCGCCCGCGCTGCATATCGCCCGCCTCGCGGATTGGGTCGATCTCGACGGACCGTTGTGGCTGGCGGATGACCGCATAGGCGGGGTGCGCGCAGAGGGTGGCTGGCTGCACCCTCCCGGCGCGGGGTTCTGGGGATGA
- a CDS encoding permease: MPDHAGRSGETGASPMRLRALFLLLGFSAGLPLFMYGAVLSLRLARQGVDVAVIGFFAWVGLLPVFKFAWAPLVDRIRVPGFAKAWGRRRGWIMLAQLGIASSLAGMALTSAGANLALTALFAVTLAFWTATLETAVDGWRITLAPTQAAQAPLVTANLWGYRAAMVAAGSGAVWIAARADWTAAYLAIAAAAFVPFPLVAAMRSEVHDGGCPGALLRGLAASAAILPLTTALFAALGALVLGAAREAGLHTGSNVTPYVLAAGLVPFALLAALLPRIRRLAPDDLARLSPGIAAFVDLFWRYGFASLLVLAFVSLYRMGDVLALALNHPMWDAKGYGLEAIAIADGPVALAASLLGVALGGWTAARWPIGRALLAGAAGAALGNWAYAWLWRVPAEGWRLQAAAALDAGFNGFAGTVFVVYLSLLVNPRYPAAQYAFLAGCAFLLPRLLAGASGTLQKEVGWDGVFLIAGALSLSAALLLPIVLRIKPRAAG, translated from the coding sequence GTGCCAGACCATGCGGGCAGGTCCGGGGAGACGGGAGCGAGCCCGATGCGGCTGCGCGCGTTGTTTCTGCTGCTGGGCTTTTCGGCGGGTCTGCCGCTGTTCATGTACGGAGCGGTGCTGTCGCTGCGCCTGGCACGGCAGGGGGTCGACGTCGCGGTGATCGGCTTCTTTGCCTGGGTCGGGCTGTTGCCGGTATTCAAGTTCGCCTGGGCGCCGCTCGTCGACCGCATCCGGGTGCCGGGCTTCGCCAAAGCATGGGGGCGTCGGCGCGGATGGATCATGCTGGCGCAGCTCGGCATCGCCAGCTCGCTCGCCGGCATGGCGCTGACGAGCGCAGGCGCGAACCTCGCGCTGACCGCGCTGTTCGCCGTCACCCTCGCCTTCTGGACCGCCACGCTGGAAACGGCGGTAGACGGCTGGCGGATCACGCTCGCGCCTACGCAGGCTGCGCAGGCACCGCTCGTGACCGCCAACCTGTGGGGCTACCGCGCGGCGATGGTGGCGGCGGGCAGCGGCGCGGTGTGGATCGCGGCCCGAGCGGACTGGACGGCCGCCTATCTGGCGATCGCCGCCGCAGCCTTTGTGCCCTTTCCGCTTGTGGCGGCGATGCGATCCGAGGTTCATGACGGCGGTTGCCCAGGCGCGCTGCTTCGCGGCTTGGCGGCGAGCGCGGCGATCCTCCCGCTGACGACCGCCCTTTTCGCGGCGCTCGGTGCCCTGGTCCTTGGCGCTGCGCGCGAGGCAGGGCTGCACACGGGGAGCAATGTCACACCCTATGTGCTTGCCGCCGGTCTGGTGCCCTTCGCTCTTCTGGCCGCGCTGCTGCCGCGCATCCGCCGCCTTGCGCCGGATGATCTTGCACGCCTCTCACCCGGCATCGCGGCCTTCGTCGATCTGTTCTGGCGCTACGGTTTTGCCAGCCTGCTCGTGCTCGCCTTCGTTTCGCTCTACCGCATGGGCGATGTCCTGGCGCTGGCACTCAATCACCCGATGTGGGACGCCAAGGGCTATGGGCTGGAGGCGATCGCGATCGCCGACGGGCCGGTCGCGCTTGCCGCCAGCTTGTTGGGCGTAGCGCTCGGCGGGTGGACGGCGGCACGCTGGCCGATCGGGCGCGCCCTGCTGGCCGGCGCGGCGGGGGCGGCGCTCGGCAATTGGGCCTATGCCTGGCTGTGGCGGGTACCGGCAGAGGGCTGGCGGCTCCAGGCTGCCGCCGCGCTCGATGCAGGGTTCAACGGTTTCGCTGGGACGGTATTCGTCGTCTATCTCTCGCTGCTGGTGAACCCTCGCTATCCGGCGGCGCAATACGCCTTCCTGGCGGGATGCGCTTTCCTGCTGCCGCGGCTGCTGGCGGGGGCCTCGGGCACCCTGCAAAAGGAGGTCGGCTGGGACGGGGTGTTTCTGATCGCGGGCGCATTGAGCCTGAGCGCTGCCTTGCTGTTGCCCATTGTCCTGCGGATAAAACCGCGCGCCGCGGGCTAG
- a CDS encoding MATE family efflux transporter: MTREPVPTPPPPGGDGWRKEIAATFALAWPLALANLLQMLVHAVDVVFVARLGDRELAASALAIALFGLVMWALSGLTGMVAALIAQELGRRRHAVREVRRSVRMALWLAVGSGLIGMALCWQGEALMQLTGQPEALSSRAGDFLRIIMFAMIPMVAASVLRNFVSALGRPIFATAITGVALGASLLFNYALVFGNLGAPALGLEGSALASVLTSLVQLATYLIAIQADRRLRRYRIFGKWWRAEWGRLRDLVRLGVPVMMIIVAEAGLFSGAAFLMGRLGEAELAGHTVALQLAALAFQIPFGIGQAATIRVGYHYGAGDRAAVGRAGWTGIAMAAVTMLLTASAMLLAPELLLAIYIDPAAPKNAAMAGFAVKFMVVAAAFQLADGVQAAAGGALRGLQDTRMPMVIAIFSYWLPGFGIAMWLGFQTPLEGTGVWVGLAVGLVFAAVLLTWRWSWRERFGLVPA; this comes from the coding sequence ATGACCCGCGAACCGGTCCCGACACCCCCGCCCCCCGGCGGCGATGGTTGGCGCAAGGAGATCGCCGCGACCTTCGCGCTTGCCTGGCCGCTGGCGCTTGCGAACCTCTTGCAGATGCTGGTTCATGCAGTGGACGTGGTCTTCGTCGCGCGGTTGGGCGACCGCGAGCTTGCCGCTTCCGCGCTCGCCATCGCCTTGTTCGGGCTCGTCATGTGGGCCCTGTCGGGGCTGACCGGCATGGTCGCGGCGCTGATCGCGCAGGAGCTCGGCCGCCGCCGCCATGCAGTGCGCGAGGTGCGCCGCTCGGTCCGCATGGCGCTGTGGCTTGCAGTGGGGAGCGGGCTCATTGGTATGGCGCTGTGCTGGCAGGGCGAAGCGCTGATGCAGCTGACCGGCCAGCCCGAAGCGCTGTCCAGCCGCGCGGGCGATTTCCTGCGGATCATCATGTTCGCGATGATCCCGATGGTGGCGGCGAGCGTGCTCAGGAATTTCGTCAGCGCGCTCGGCCGCCCGATCTTCGCAACCGCCATCACCGGGGTGGCGCTGGGGGCCAGCCTGCTCTTCAACTACGCGCTGGTGTTCGGCAATCTCGGCGCGCCCGCGCTCGGCCTCGAAGGATCGGCGCTGGCGAGCGTGCTCACCTCGCTCGTCCAGCTGGCGACTTACCTGATCGCGATCCAGGCCGACCGGCGGCTGCGCCGCTATCGCATCTTCGGCAAATGGTGGCGCGCGGAATGGGGCCGCTTGCGCGATCTGGTCCGGTTGGGCGTACCGGTGATGATGATCATCGTGGCCGAAGCCGGCCTCTTCAGCGGCGCGGCCTTCCTGATGGGGCGGCTCGGCGAAGCGGAACTGGCCGGACACACCGTCGCGCTCCAGCTCGCCGCGCTCGCCTTCCAGATCCCCTTCGGCATCGGCCAGGCGGCGACGATCCGCGTGGGTTATCACTACGGCGCGGGCGACCGCGCGGCCGTGGGACGCGCCGGCTGGACCGGCATCGCGATGGCGGCGGTGACCATGCTGTTGACCGCCTCCGCCATGTTGCTCGCGCCCGAGCTGCTGCTGGCGATCTATATCGATCCCGCAGCACCCAAAAACGCCGCGATGGCTGGCTTTGCGGTAAAGTTCATGGTGGTCGCCGCCGCCTTCCAGCTCGCCGACGGGGTGCAGGCAGCGGCGGGCGGCGCGCTGCGCGGCTTGCAGGACACGCGGATGCCAATGGTGATCGCGATCTTCAGCTATTGGCTGCCCGGCTTCGGCATCGCCATGTGGCTCGGGTTCCAGACCCCGCTCGAAGGGACCGGGGTCTGGGTCGGCCTCGCCGTGGGCCTCGTCTTCGCGGCCGTGCTCCTCACCTGGCGCTGGTCCTGGCGCGAGCGCTTCGGCCTCGTCCCCGCCTAG
- the dgcN gene encoding N-acetyltransferase DgcN, whose protein sequence is MIEPPFLLYLGRSTDPVGIKTSRGLATFRPRDCVGEFRHDDCPLTLGLPRLSMDDAAARGAKTLVLGIAHAGGAMAPALIEDAHQALAAGLHVASGLHHRLRGVPSLVAFAKARGLRLIDVRDPPPDLQVGTGMPRRGRRLLTVGTDCSVGKMYASLALAAGLRDRGAVADFRATGQTGILIAGGGVPVDAVVADFISGAIEQLTPARTDAGWDVIEGQGSLFHPSFAGVSLGLLHGAQPEALVLCHDPARREMRGLPGRHLPDLEDCLARNLEAARLTSPQVYAAGICLNTAALDEAAACALCVATEDRLALPVTDPHRFGTDPILDFLCTAPSPSATTASR, encoded by the coding sequence GTGATCGAACCGCCCTTCCTTCTTTATCTTGGCCGTTCGACCGATCCAGTCGGCATCAAGACGTCGCGCGGGCTCGCGACTTTCAGGCCAAGAGACTGCGTGGGGGAATTCCGGCACGACGATTGCCCCCTGACCCTCGGCCTGCCGCGGCTCTCGATGGATGACGCCGCAGCGCGGGGGGCGAAGACGCTTGTGCTCGGTATCGCCCATGCCGGCGGGGCGATGGCGCCGGCGCTCATCGAAGACGCGCATCAGGCGCTCGCCGCCGGGCTCCACGTCGCCTCGGGCCTCCACCACCGGCTGCGCGGGGTGCCGAGCCTTGTTGCCTTTGCCAAGGCGCGGGGCTTGCGTCTCATCGATGTGCGCGATCCGCCTCCTGACCTGCAGGTGGGAACCGGAATGCCGCGTCGCGGGCGGCGGCTGCTCACGGTCGGCACGGACTGCTCGGTCGGCAAGATGTATGCGTCCCTGGCGCTTGCCGCAGGGTTGCGGGACCGCGGGGCGGTGGCCGATTTCCGTGCCACGGGACAGACCGGCATCCTGATTGCGGGGGGCGGGGTACCCGTCGACGCGGTGGTCGCCGACTTCATTTCCGGGGCCATCGAGCAGCTCACCCCGGCCCGCACGGATGCCGGCTGGGACGTGATCGAGGGCCAGGGATCGCTGTTCCACCCGAGCTTCGCGGGTGTATCGCTCGGCCTCCTTCATGGCGCGCAGCCCGAAGCGCTGGTGCTGTGCCACGACCCCGCGCGGCGCGAGATGCGCGGACTGCCCGGCCGCCATCTGCCCGATCTCGAGGATTGCCTTGCCCGCAACCTCGAAGCCGCGCGGCTCACCAGCCCGCAGGTCTATGCCGCGGGGATCTGTTTGAACACTGCGGCCTTGGACGAAGCGGCGGCGTGCGCGCTTTGCGTGGCGACCGAGGACCGCCTGGCGCTGCCGGTGACCGATCCGCATCGCTTCGGCACCGATCCGATCCTCGACTTCCTATGCACCGCACCCTCACCCTCCGCCACGACAGCTTCGCGCTGA
- the aroC gene encoding chorismate synthase, with protein sequence MSWNTFGRVFRYTTWGESHGAALGAVVDGCPPGLALDEAAIQPFLDARRPGQSRFTTQRQELDRIRILSGLFEGRTTGTPISLMIENTDARPRDYAPIAGAYRPGHADYAYDAKYGLRDHRGGGRSSARETAARVAAGAVARAVIPEVSITAYVSEIGGDAADPAAFDMGEIDRNPFFCPDPVAAQRWEGLLDEARKAGSSLGAVVECVADGVPAGWGAPLYAKLDADLAAAMMGINAVKGVEIGEGFAAARLRGEENADAMRPGKAGPQFLSNHAGGIAGGISTGQPILCRVAFKPTSSILTPVASITRDGDAAEVRTTGRHDPCVGIRGAPVVAAMMALVLADQKLLHRAQCG encoded by the coding sequence GTGAGCTGGAACACCTTCGGGCGGGTCTTCCGCTACACCACCTGGGGCGAGAGTCACGGAGCCGCCCTCGGGGCGGTGGTCGACGGCTGCCCCCCGGGCCTCGCGCTCGACGAGGCCGCGATCCAGCCCTTCCTCGATGCGCGGCGCCCCGGCCAATCACGCTTCACCACGCAGCGGCAGGAATTGGACCGGATTCGCATTCTTTCGGGCCTATTCGAAGGTCGGACGACGGGCACGCCCATCAGCCTGATGATCGAGAATACGGACGCGCGGCCCAGGGACTACGCCCCCATCGCTGGAGCCTACCGGCCGGGCCATGCCGACTACGCCTATGATGCCAAATACGGATTGCGCGATCATCGCGGGGGCGGGCGCTCGAGCGCGCGCGAGACCGCGGCTCGGGTGGCGGCGGGCGCAGTGGCGCGGGCAGTGATCCCGGAAGTCTCGATTACCGCCTATGTCAGCGAGATCGGCGGCGACGCGGCGGACCCCGCCGCCTTCGACATGGGCGAGATCGATCGCAACCCCTTCTTCTGCCCGGACCCCGTTGCGGCGCAGCGGTGGGAGGGCCTGCTCGACGAAGCGCGCAAAGCGGGATCGAGCCTCGGCGCGGTGGTCGAATGCGTGGCCGACGGGGTGCCTGCGGGCTGGGGCGCGCCGCTCTATGCCAAGCTCGACGCCGATCTCGCCGCGGCGATGATGGGGATCAATGCGGTAAAGGGTGTCGAGATCGGCGAAGGCTTCGCCGCGGCCCGGTTGAGAGGTGAGGAAAACGCCGATGCGATGCGGCCGGGGAAGGCTGGGCCCCAGTTCCTATCCAACCACGCCGGTGGCATCGCGGGCGGCATCTCTACCGGGCAGCCGATCCTCTGCCGGGTGGCGTTCAAGCCGACGAGTTCGATCCTGACCCCGGTCGCTTCGATCACGCGCGACGGCGACGCGGCGGAGGTGCGCACCACCGGGCGGCACGACCCCTGCGTCGGTATCCGCGGCGCGCCGGTTGTGGCAGCGATGATGGCGCTGGTCCTCGCCGATCAGAAGCTGCTCCACCGCGCGCAATGCGGGTGA